From Amycolatopsis sp. YIM 10, the proteins below share one genomic window:
- a CDS encoding class II aldolase/adducin family protein, with the protein MLLADERAQVCEYARRMTADGLVVGTSGNISVRVGEHVAVTPTGVAYEDLRPADVPVVALDGSPVDGELRPTSELPMHLSIYQRAEDPDGAPITAVVHTHSSHATAVSTLVAEVPPIHYMLAAIGPTARVADYATYGTEALAESMLAALDGRRGCLLANHGTTTYGDGLSAAYHRAQQLEWCCQVWLLARSAGAPAVLPTYEVARVVDKLRTYGQR; encoded by the coding sequence ATGCTGCTCGCCGACGAGCGCGCCCAGGTGTGCGAGTACGCGCGGCGGATGACCGCGGACGGGCTCGTGGTCGGCACCTCGGGAAACATCTCGGTCCGGGTGGGCGAGCACGTTGCCGTCACGCCGACCGGTGTTGCCTACGAGGACCTGCGGCCGGCCGATGTGCCGGTGGTCGCCCTCGACGGCTCACCGGTCGACGGTGAGTTGCGGCCGACCAGTGAGCTGCCGATGCACCTGAGCATCTACCAGCGGGCGGAAGACCCGGACGGGGCGCCGATCACCGCGGTCGTGCACACCCATTCCTCGCATGCGACCGCGGTGTCGACCCTGGTGGCCGAGGTGCCGCCGATCCACTACATGCTGGCCGCGATCGGCCCGACCGCGCGGGTGGCCGACTACGCCACCTACGGCACCGAGGCCCTCGCGGAGTCCATGCTCGCCGCCCTCGACGGACGCCGGGGCTGCCTCCTGGCCAATCACGGCACCACCACCTACGGCGATGGCCTCTCCGCCGCCTATCACCGGGCGCAGCAACTGGAATGGTGCTGCCAAGTGTGGCTACTCGCCCGCTCCGCCGGGGCGCCCGCCGTACTCCCCACCTACGAAGTCGCGCGCGTCGTCGACAAACTCCGAACCTACGGCCAGCGCTGA
- a CDS encoding HAD family phosphatase, producing the protein MALAAVVFDLDGVLVESEHLWEENWVAYAARHGVEWTAEDTSTVQGMSAPEWAAYLAERSGTAESVDQVERAVVDGMIAAIEGGEAPLLPGAGEMVREVSAKVPVALASSAARRVIDAVLDTHDLTGEFTATVSSAEVPKGKPSPDVYLEAAARLGRSGAECLGVEDSSNGIRAAAAAGLTVIALPNPTYPPKPDALELASAVAEDNHDVRRKLLAYLSGELVGERS; encoded by the coding sequence ATGGCGCTCGCCGCGGTCGTGTTCGACCTGGACGGAGTCCTGGTCGAGAGTGAACACCTCTGGGAGGAGAACTGGGTGGCCTATGCCGCCCGGCACGGGGTGGAGTGGACTGCCGAGGACACCTCGACGGTGCAGGGCATGAGCGCGCCCGAATGGGCCGCCTACCTGGCCGAGCGCAGTGGCACCGCCGAATCGGTCGACCAGGTGGAGCGGGCCGTGGTGGACGGCATGATCGCCGCGATCGAGGGCGGTGAGGCGCCGCTGCTGCCGGGCGCGGGCGAGATGGTCCGCGAGGTGAGCGCGAAGGTCCCGGTGGCGCTGGCCTCGTCGGCCGCGCGCCGGGTGATCGACGCGGTACTGGACACCCACGACCTCACCGGCGAGTTCACCGCCACGGTCAGCAGCGCCGAGGTGCCCAAGGGCAAGCCCAGCCCGGACGTCTATCTCGAGGCGGCCGCCCGGCTCGGCCGGTCCGGTGCGGAATGCCTCGGCGTGGAGGATTCCAGCAACGGCATCCGCGCGGCCGCCGCGGCCGGGCTGACCGTGATCGCGCTGCCGAACCCGACCTATCCGCCGAAGCCGGACGCGCTGGAGCTGGCCAGCGCGGTGGCCGAGGACAACCACGACGTGCGGCGCAAGCTGCTCGCCTATCTCTCCGGTGAGCTGGTGGGGGAGCGGTCATGA
- a CDS encoding SDR family NAD(P)-dependent oxidoreductase: MELQDQRALVTGATSGIGRETAKLLAREGATVIVTGRNPEGGAKTVAEIEAAGGRASFVAADMSDIEAVRRLVTEVGEVDVLVNNAAIFPFAPTIEQDVPDFDAMFDVNVRAPYFLTAGLVPKMLAKGSGSIVNVTTIAAAVGMPDSSVYGASKAALESLTRTWAAEFSGSGVRVNNVSPGPVHTEKVLAQNGDLVEKLGSMTQLGRTAAPVEIAEVILFLASPRSSYLTGTTITADGGAIAV, encoded by the coding sequence ATGGAACTTCAGGACCAGCGTGCGCTTGTCACCGGTGCCACCAGCGGAATCGGCCGCGAGACGGCCAAGCTCCTCGCCCGCGAGGGGGCCACCGTGATCGTCACCGGCCGCAACCCCGAAGGCGGCGCGAAGACCGTCGCCGAGATCGAAGCCGCCGGTGGCCGGGCGAGCTTCGTCGCCGCCGACATGTCCGACATCGAAGCGGTGCGACGGCTGGTCACCGAAGTCGGCGAGGTGGACGTGCTGGTCAACAACGCGGCCATCTTCCCGTTCGCGCCGACGATCGAGCAGGACGTGCCGGACTTCGACGCGATGTTCGACGTGAACGTGCGGGCGCCGTACTTTCTGACCGCCGGACTGGTGCCGAAAATGCTGGCCAAGGGCTCGGGCAGCATCGTCAACGTCACCACGATCGCGGCGGCCGTCGGCATGCCCGACTCGTCGGTCTACGGCGCGAGCAAGGCGGCACTCGAGTCGCTGACGCGCACCTGGGCCGCCGAATTCAGCGGCTCGGGTGTCCGCGTGAACAACGTTTCACCGGGCCCGGTGCACACGGAAAAGGTGCTCGCCCAAAACGGCGACCTGGTGGAGAAGCTCGGCAGCATGACCCAACTGGGCCGCACTGCGGCCCCGGTGGAAATCGCCGAGGTAATCCTGTTCCTGGCGTCGCCGAGGTCGAGCTACCTCACCGGCACCACGATCACCGCAGACGGCGGCGCCATCGCCGTGTAG
- a CDS encoding DeoR/GlpR family DNA-binding transcription regulator, with protein MSNDHPRSRSARQAMIAEYVLEHGSATQADLVELTGVSHMTVHRDVDELARRGLLRKYRGGVSALPSSVFESNAEYRLNANTGEKSSMAAHLAKHLEPGMSLLLDDSTSALAVIGLLGEVTPLTVATNYLRAIDELKKLDDVRLIGIGGDYSSTHDSFLGMACLEAIERLTVDMAIVSTSAMTTELTYHQEPEIVMVKRAMLAAARKKVLLMDSSKMPKTALHRLAPVRDFDLVVLGPATPIEVFTEVGGHTSVERADWTEG; from the coding sequence ATGAGCAACGACCACCCGCGTTCGCGCAGCGCGCGGCAGGCGATGATCGCGGAGTACGTGCTGGAACACGGCTCGGCGACGCAGGCGGACCTGGTGGAGCTGACCGGGGTCAGCCACATGACCGTGCACCGCGACGTCGACGAGCTGGCCAGGCGCGGACTGCTGCGCAAGTACCGCGGCGGCGTGTCGGCGCTGCCGTCCTCGGTGTTCGAGAGCAACGCGGAGTACCGGCTCAACGCGAACACCGGGGAGAAGTCCTCGATGGCGGCACACCTGGCCAAGCACCTCGAACCGGGGATGTCCCTGCTGCTGGACGACTCGACCTCCGCCCTCGCCGTGATCGGGCTGCTCGGGGAGGTGACGCCGCTGACCGTGGCGACCAACTACCTGCGCGCCATCGACGAGCTGAAGAAGCTCGACGACGTGCGCCTGATCGGCATCGGCGGGGACTACTCCAGCACGCACGACTCGTTCCTCGGCATGGCCTGCCTGGAGGCGATCGAACGGCTCACCGTGGACATGGCGATCGTGTCCACCTCGGCGATGACCACCGAGCTGACCTACCACCAGGAGCCGGAGATCGTCATGGTCAAGCGCGCGATGCTGGCCGCCGCCCGGAAGAAGGTGCTGCTGATGGACAGCAGCAAGATGCCGAAGACGGCCCTGCACCGGCTGGCCCCGGTCCGCGACTTCGACCTGGTGGTGCTGGGGCCGGCGACGCCGATCGAAGTGTTCACGGAGGTCGGCGGCCACACTTCCGTCGAGCGGGCCGACTGGACCGAGGGCTGA
- a CDS encoding dihydroxyacetone kinase family protein translates to MTTLGTASTFKRDWVDGFVTAYGRTVRKVPGAYGVIGRQVPRRGKVAVVIGGGCGHYPAFAGLVGPGLADGAVVGDVFTSPSAEQVYRTARAADGGAGVLFGYGNYQGDVLHFGLAARRLAAEGIESRTVLVTDDIASGPADDVDRRRGVAGDFLVFKIAGAAAERGDDLAGVHAAAVKANAATRTFGVAFGGCTLPGAAEPLFTVDEQKMELGLGIHGEPGVRTVGRLSARDLADELVAGLLPELPPGKRVVALLNGLGRTKYEEMFVAYTRVHERLAEAGLEVVDTQVGEFVTSLDMAGVSLSLMVLDEELAELYAAPCDTPGYRSTGAELAPVPLESTVDATLARPDGAAGDRLVDRVLTAALDAIEAAEDELGRLDAVAADGDHGLGMTRGMRAAVAAARSPEAGETLSGGLLVAGTAFADAAGGASGALYGVLLAETGAGLRGEVTGEALADAVDNAVRAFVELGKAEPGDKTMLDAILPFAETLRERAGDGAVPAWVAAAKRATEAARATADLVPAKGRAARLAERSKGHADPGATSFALLVTAVGEALSAGKVVGV, encoded by the coding sequence ATGACCACGCTGGGCACGGCGAGCACCTTCAAGCGCGACTGGGTGGACGGTTTTGTCACCGCCTACGGCCGGACCGTGCGCAAGGTCCCCGGTGCCTACGGCGTGATCGGCAGGCAGGTGCCGCGCCGGGGCAAGGTGGCCGTGGTCATCGGCGGCGGCTGCGGGCACTACCCGGCCTTCGCCGGGCTGGTCGGTCCCGGCCTCGCCGACGGCGCGGTGGTCGGCGACGTGTTCACCAGTCCCAGCGCCGAGCAGGTGTACCGCACGGCACGGGCGGCCGACGGTGGTGCCGGGGTGCTCTTCGGATACGGCAACTACCAGGGCGATGTGCTGCACTTCGGGCTGGCCGCGCGGCGGCTGGCCGCGGAGGGCATCGAGAGCCGCACCGTCCTGGTCACCGACGACATCGCCAGCGGTCCGGCCGACGACGTGGACCGCAGGCGCGGGGTGGCCGGCGACTTCCTGGTGTTCAAGATCGCCGGCGCGGCCGCCGAACGCGGGGACGACCTGGCCGGGGTGCACGCCGCGGCGGTGAAGGCGAACGCCGCCACCCGCACCTTCGGCGTGGCTTTCGGCGGCTGCACGCTGCCCGGCGCCGCCGAGCCGCTGTTCACCGTGGACGAGCAGAAGATGGAGCTGGGCCTCGGCATCCACGGCGAGCCGGGGGTGCGCACGGTGGGCAGGCTGAGCGCACGGGATCTGGCCGACGAGCTGGTGGCCGGGCTGCTGCCGGAGCTGCCGCCGGGCAAGCGGGTGGTCGCCCTGCTCAACGGGCTGGGCCGCACCAAGTACGAGGAGATGTTCGTCGCCTACACCCGGGTGCACGAGCGGCTCGCCGAAGCCGGGCTCGAAGTGGTGGACACCCAGGTCGGCGAATTTGTCACCTCGCTGGACATGGCCGGGGTCTCGCTCTCGCTGATGGTGCTCGACGAGGAACTGGCCGAGCTGTACGCCGCACCGTGTGACACGCCTGGTTACCGCAGCACCGGTGCCGAACTGGCGCCCGTCCCGCTGGAGTCCACAGTGGACGCCACGCTGGCACGGCCGGACGGAGCTGCCGGTGACCGGCTGGTGGATCGGGTGCTCACCGCGGCGCTCGACGCGATCGAGGCCGCGGAGGACGAACTGGGCCGGCTCGACGCGGTCGCCGCGGACGGGGATCACGGGCTGGGCATGACCCGCGGCATGCGGGCCGCGGTCGCCGCCGCGCGCTCGCCGGAAGCCGGGGAAACCCTGTCCGGTGGCCTGCTCGTGGCGGGCACCGCCTTCGCGGATGCCGCGGGTGGCGCCTCCGGCGCGCTCTACGGTGTGCTGCTCGCCGAAACCGGCGCCGGTCTGCGGGGCGAGGTCACCGGCGAGGCGCTGGCGGACGCGGTGGACAACGCGGTACGCGCCTTCGTCGAACTTGGCAAGGCCGAGCCGGGCGACAAGACCATGCTCGACGCGATCCTGCCGTTCGCCGAGACGCTCCGGGAGCGTGCCGGTGACGGCGCGGTGCCGGCCTGGGTCGCCGCGGCCAAGCGGGCCACCGAAGCCGCGCGGGCGACCGCGGACCTGGTGCCCGCCAAGGGCAGGGCGGCCCGGCTCGCCGAGCGCAGCAAGGGGCACGCGGATCCGGGCGCGACCTCGTTCGCGCTGCTCGTGACGGCCGTCGGCGAGGCGCTGTCGGCCGGGAAGGTGGTAGGAGTATGA
- a CDS encoding ribose-5-phosphate isomerase, whose product MRIVVAADNAGAELKNQLRDLLRADGRVAEVTDLGVPDAADERPYPELGLAAAEVVARGEADRGVLVCGTGIGVAISANKVPGVRATVVHDSYSAERSVKSNDCQIITFGARVIGPELAKKIVGEWLDYRFDPESASAGKVARITAYEQAHSS is encoded by the coding sequence ATGAGGATCGTGGTGGCCGCCGACAACGCGGGCGCGGAGCTGAAGAACCAGCTGCGCGATCTGCTGCGTGCCGACGGGCGGGTGGCCGAGGTGACCGACCTCGGTGTGCCGGACGCCGCCGACGAGCGGCCGTACCCTGAACTCGGACTGGCCGCCGCCGAGGTGGTGGCCCGCGGTGAGGCCGATCGCGGGGTGCTGGTCTGCGGTACCGGGATCGGCGTGGCCATTTCCGCGAACAAGGTGCCGGGGGTGCGCGCCACCGTGGTGCACGACTCCTACTCCGCCGAGCGCTCGGTGAAGTCGAACGACTGCCAGATCATCACCTTCGGCGCTCGCGTGATCGGGCCGGAGCTGGCGAAGAAGATCGTCGGCGAATGGCTGGACTACCGCTTCGACCCGGAGTCGGCCAGTGCCGGCAAGGTCGCCCGCATCACCGCTTACGAGCAGGCCCATTCGTCCTGA
- a CDS encoding MFS transporter, which translates to MTSTATTRLSPDEPGSFHRLLTKWGLPAPLFLGYVGLLLFMIGDGVEAGFIAPYMAENGAGTEIRASYVITVYGVAVMLASWLSGALSELWGPRRVMLAGLAIWLVFDALFLAVAVSGENYPLMLIFYGLRGFGYPMFAFGFLVWITAVAPVARLGAAVGWFYFAFTGGLPTLGSLVASFTNPIMGQTGTLWLSVAILGLGGLICLLGVRERTGYQRLAPPEVKPVQSMVSSLSIAWRKPRIGIGMVVRVINTAPEFGMLVFFPTIFISQIGFGESRWLLLVSVIYGTNIFFNLIFGVLSDKIGWRTTIFWFGAIGCAISILLLYFVPLALGADYYWVALLVGALYGATLAGFVPISALLPSLSPENKGGAMALLNFGAGAAAFVGPAIVSLFLGPVGAAGVVIIFAALYVVAAVLVRFLKLPEETERAIEQDASLQDVGGKVSTA; encoded by the coding sequence ATGACATCGACGGCAACAACGCGGTTGTCCCCGGATGAACCGGGCTCGTTCCACCGGCTGCTGACCAAGTGGGGGCTGCCGGCACCGCTCTTCCTCGGCTACGTCGGCCTGCTGCTGTTCATGATCGGCGACGGGGTCGAAGCCGGGTTCATCGCGCCGTACATGGCCGAGAACGGGGCGGGCACGGAGATCAGGGCGTCCTACGTGATCACCGTGTACGGCGTCGCGGTGATGCTGGCGTCCTGGCTGTCGGGCGCGCTGTCCGAGCTGTGGGGGCCGCGCCGGGTGATGCTCGCCGGCCTGGCCATCTGGCTGGTGTTCGACGCGTTGTTCCTGGCCGTCGCGGTCTCCGGCGAGAACTACCCGCTGATGCTGATCTTCTACGGGCTGCGCGGGTTCGGCTATCCGATGTTCGCCTTCGGCTTCCTGGTGTGGATCACCGCGGTGGCCCCGGTGGCACGGCTCGGCGCGGCGGTCGGCTGGTTCTACTTCGCCTTCACCGGTGGCCTGCCCACGCTCGGCTCGCTGGTGGCCAGCTTCACCAACCCGATCATGGGGCAGACCGGCACGCTGTGGCTGTCGGTGGCGATCCTCGGCCTGGGCGGGCTGATCTGCCTGCTCGGCGTGCGCGAGCGCACCGGCTACCAGCGACTGGCGCCGCCCGAGGTGAAGCCGGTGCAGAGCATGGTGTCCAGCCTGTCCATCGCCTGGCGCAAACCGCGGATCGGCATCGGCATGGTCGTCCGCGTGATCAACACCGCGCCGGAGTTCGGCATGCTGGTGTTCTTCCCGACCATCTTCATCAGCCAGATCGGCTTCGGGGAGAGCCGCTGGCTGCTGCTGGTCTCGGTCATCTACGGCACGAACATCTTCTTCAACCTGATCTTCGGCGTGCTCAGCGACAAGATCGGCTGGCGGACCACGATCTTCTGGTTCGGCGCGATCGGCTGCGCGATCTCCATCCTGCTGCTCTACTTCGTGCCGCTGGCACTCGGCGCGGACTACTACTGGGTGGCGCTGCTGGTGGGCGCGCTCTACGGCGCCACACTGGCCGGGTTCGTGCCGATCTCGGCGCTGCTGCCCTCGCTGTCCCCGGAGAACAAGGGCGGCGCGATGGCACTGCTGAACTTCGGCGCCGGCGCGGCGGCCTTCGTCGGCCCGGCGATCGTGAGCCTGTTCCTCGGCCCGGTGGGCGCGGCCGGCGTGGTGATCATCTTCGCCGCGCTGTACGTGGTGGCCGCGGTGCTGGTGCGCTTCCTGAAACTGCCGGAGGAGACGGAACGCGCGATCGAGCAGGACGCGAGCCTGCAGGACGTGGGAGGGAAGGTCAGCACCGCGTGA
- a CDS encoding 2-hydroxyacid dehydrogenase: MRILAAGDEFVGTELLKHAVRAELGTEPAFSELSLPWPVVPFGPVGGVNEASGTEEQVIEALAGAEVAVTQMAPFTKAVFAAAPELRLVSVSRGGPVNVDLAAATEAGVAVTYAPGRNAGAAAEFAVGMILAAMRRLATSSAELLAGNWRGDYYAYDKTGIELDGSTVGLVGYGAIGSRVTKVLVAFGARVLVSDPYADPAAIRADGAVPAELDELLRASQVVSLHARLTEETHHLINAEKLALLPHGAVLVNTARGGLLDYAPLPELLRSGKLGALGLDVYDVEPPPADWALRDAPNVIATPHLAGASRQTAERAAQIVAAEVGRYVRGESLAHVANPEVLG, encoded by the coding sequence GTGCGCATTCTCGCCGCAGGAGACGAGTTCGTCGGCACCGAGCTGCTCAAGCACGCGGTGCGCGCCGAGCTGGGCACCGAGCCCGCGTTCAGCGAGCTTTCGCTGCCCTGGCCGGTGGTGCCGTTCGGCCCGGTGGGCGGGGTGAACGAAGCCAGCGGCACCGAGGAGCAGGTGATCGAGGCGCTGGCCGGTGCCGAGGTCGCGGTCACCCAGATGGCGCCGTTCACCAAGGCGGTCTTCGCCGCCGCGCCGGAGCTGAGGCTGGTGTCGGTGAGCCGGGGCGGCCCGGTGAACGTGGACCTGGCCGCGGCCACCGAGGCCGGGGTCGCGGTCACCTACGCGCCCGGTCGCAACGCCGGTGCCGCCGCGGAGTTCGCCGTCGGCATGATCCTGGCCGCGATGCGCCGGCTGGCCACCTCCTCGGCCGAGCTGCTGGCCGGGAACTGGCGCGGGGACTACTACGCCTACGACAAAACCGGGATCGAGCTGGACGGCAGCACGGTCGGCCTGGTCGGCTACGGCGCGATCGGTTCGCGGGTGACCAAGGTGCTGGTGGCCTTCGGCGCCAGGGTGCTGGTTTCCGATCCCTACGCCGATCCGGCCGCGATCAGGGCCGACGGCGCGGTGCCCGCCGAGCTGGACGAACTGCTGCGGGCCAGCCAGGTGGTCAGCCTGCACGCCCGGCTCACCGAGGAGACGCACCACCTGATCAACGCGGAGAAGCTGGCCCTGCTGCCCCACGGCGCGGTGCTGGTCAACACCGCGCGTGGGGGCCTGCTGGACTACGCGCCGCTGCCGGAACTGCTGCGCTCCGGGAAGCTGGGCGCACTGGGGCTGGACGTGTATGACGTGGAGCCGCCGCCCGCGGACTGGGCGTTGCGGGACGCGCCGAACGTGATCGCCACGCCGCACCTGGCCGGGGCGAGCAGGCAGACCGCGGAGCGCGCGGCTCAGATCGTGGCGGCAGAGGTCGGCCGGTACGTGCGCGGCGAAAGCCTCGCGCACGTGGCCAATCCCGAAGTTCTCGGCTGA
- a CDS encoding FGGY-family carbohydrate kinase → MAGRIIGVDIGTSLTKAVVFDDAGVSIVDACTPSEVRHLPGGRVEQDLEQVIGTVATVVREVAARLDEPVEALALTGQGDGLWLRDADGRPVRSALSWLDGRANSLVAKWQAEGVAREIYRRTGSGVFPGCHAPLLSYLDKHEPESLDRAAVAGYCVDAVVQRLTGEITVDVSDASLPFLDPVTRRYDEGAIEACGIGHRRGLLAEPAPGRSVFRLNSEGAELLGLPVGLPVTAGPFDLPASAIGAGVREPGDGILTAGTTLACQVLTRDVTWDREGEPAGMFLATPAERDYLRAMPAMVGTAGIDWICGLLGIGVEQIGGLLAESAPGAGRVRALPFLSASGERAPFVDSSARAQFAGLSLESTRADLVRALCESIAYAARHCFESAGLSGTLYACGGGVRSAEWTQIFADVLGRPIVIPSDPGVGARGAVLTAAESLGRPFDVELWASNSRTVRVRPENADVYQQGYGEYLESLGSARALWRL, encoded by the coding sequence ATGGCCGGCCGCATCATCGGAGTGGATATCGGCACCTCGCTGACCAAGGCGGTGGTGTTCGACGACGCTGGGGTGTCCATTGTGGACGCGTGTACCCCGTCGGAGGTCCGGCACCTGCCCGGCGGGCGGGTGGAGCAGGATCTCGAGCAGGTGATCGGGACCGTGGCCACGGTGGTCCGCGAGGTGGCGGCCCGGTTGGACGAGCCGGTCGAAGCGCTGGCGCTGACCGGCCAGGGCGACGGGCTGTGGCTGCGCGACGCCGACGGCCGCCCGGTGCGGTCCGCGCTGTCCTGGCTGGACGGCCGGGCGAACTCGCTGGTGGCCAAGTGGCAGGCCGAAGGGGTGGCCAGGGAGATATACCGCCGCACCGGTTCCGGGGTGTTTCCCGGCTGCCACGCACCCTTGCTGTCCTATTTGGACAAACACGAGCCGGAGTCGCTGGACCGGGCCGCGGTGGCCGGGTACTGCGTGGATGCCGTGGTGCAGCGGCTGACCGGCGAGATCACCGTCGATGTCTCCGATGCCTCGCTGCCCTTTCTCGACCCGGTGACCAGGCGCTACGACGAAGGCGCCATCGAGGCCTGCGGCATCGGGCACCGGCGTGGCCTGCTGGCCGAGCCGGCGCCGGGCCGGTCGGTGTTCCGGCTGAACTCCGAAGGCGCGGAACTGCTCGGCCTGCCGGTCGGGCTGCCGGTCACCGCCGGGCCGTTCGACCTGCCGGCCAGTGCCATCGGGGCCGGGGTGCGCGAACCGGGCGACGGCATCCTGACCGCGGGCACCACGCTCGCCTGCCAGGTGCTCACCAGGGACGTCACCTGGGACCGCGAGGGTGAGCCGGCCGGCATGTTCCTGGCCACCCCCGCCGAACGTGACTACCTGCGGGCGATGCCCGCGATGGTCGGCACCGCGGGCATCGACTGGATCTGCGGATTGCTGGGGATCGGCGTCGAGCAGATCGGCGGGCTGCTCGCGGAAAGCGCCCCGGGCGCCGGACGGGTGCGGGCCCTGCCGTTCCTGTCCGCGTCCGGGGAGCGCGCTCCGTTTGTCGACTCCTCGGCTCGGGCGCAGTTCGCCGGGCTGAGCCTGGAGAGCACCCGTGCCGATCTCGTGCGGGCGCTGTGCGAGTCGATCGCTTACGCGGCAAGGCATTGCTTCGAGTCCGCCGGACTGTCGGGCACGTTGTACGCCTGCGGTGGCGGGGTGCGATCGGCCGAATGGACGCAGATCTTCGCCGACGTGCTGGGGCGCCCGATCGTCATTCCCAGCGATCCGGGGGTGGGTGCGCGGGGCGCGGTGCTCACCGCGGCGGAATCGCTCGGGCGGCCCTTCGATGTGGAACTCTGGGCGTCGAACTCGCGCACCGTGCGGGTGCGCCCGGAAAACGCCGACGTCTACCAGCAGGGGTACGGCGAGTACCTGGAATCACTGGGGTCGGCTCGAGCTTTGTGGAGGCTGTAG
- a CDS encoding histidine phosphatase family protein, whose product MGTRLLLTRHGQTVWHAENRYAGSSEIDLTEEGLAQAERLATTVAARQDPPVALYCSPQSRARRTAQPAARALGLRPRIVEDLRETHFGIGEGRTRAELAETDPEVVERFLANPVTGAFPGAEPPAEAAARGAAALREIAAAETGPVLVVAHNTLLRLTLCELLGIPLHTYRTVLPLLANASPSEVDIDGTRTGLLSLNSIPPHVIIEQ is encoded by the coding sequence ATGGGCACCCGCCTGCTGCTGACCCGGCACGGCCAGACCGTCTGGCACGCGGAGAACCGCTACGCCGGCTCCAGCGAGATCGACCTCACCGAGGAGGGACTCGCGCAGGCGGAACGGCTGGCCACGACCGTCGCCGCCCGCCAGGACCCGCCGGTCGCGCTGTACTGCTCACCGCAGAGCCGGGCGCGGCGCACCGCCCAGCCCGCGGCCCGCGCGCTGGGCCTGCGGCCGCGGATCGTCGAAGACCTGCGCGAGACCCACTTCGGCATCGGCGAGGGCCGGACCAGGGCGGAGCTGGCCGAAACCGATCCCGAAGTGGTCGAGCGGTTCCTGGCGAACCCGGTGACCGGCGCCTTCCCCGGTGCGGAACCGCCGGCCGAAGCGGCCGCCAGGGGTGCCGCCGCGCTGCGCGAGATCGCCGCCGCGGAAACCGGCCCGGTGCTGGTCGTCGCGCACAACACGCTGCTGCGCCTGACCCTGTGCGAGTTGCTGGGAATCCCGCTGCACACCTACCGCACGGTGCTGCCGCTGCTGGCCAACGCCTCGCCGTCGGAGGTCGACATCGACGGCACGCGGACCGGCCTGCTGAGCCTCAACTCGATCCCACCGCACGTGATAATCGAACAATGA